One Gadus chalcogrammus isolate NIFS_2021 chromosome 7, NIFS_Gcha_1.0, whole genome shotgun sequence genomic window, CACGATTACAAGAGCACCGCCTCGGAGGGAAGAgccgtgtgtgtggtgtgtgtgtgtgtgtgtgtgtacctgtggccGTTGTGAGGGTACTCCGAGGGCGAGGCCAGGTCGTCGGTGTCTCTGTTGATGGGGCTGCTGTACAGGCTGCTGTTGAGGTTCTTCAGCACCAGCTTCTTGATGCTCTTTCTATTGGCggacagaacacacacgcacacacagaatggTTGATAGTAaataaagcatccataaataaaGGGCagaacaaatacaaacacagctTCTTGACGCTTTCTATCGGtggacagaacacacacacacacacacagcaaccatAAATATAGAGCAGAACCAATACTTTTTGGGGGACAAAAAGATGGCCACTGATTAAATTAAGCACAGAACAAGACTTATTCTAAATGTTACATGGTTTGCTGGAAGAGAGGATGACGGAAGAGAGCATAATTTCTTTGGGCTGCACCCTGATAACATATGACGGTTACAGCACCGATGCAACCTCAGAAAAATCCACGTAATAAATGGTGGCACGCCTGCGGACGCCCTGGTTGTGACCTGGACCGGAGTCTCCGTGCGTGCGAGGTGTACGGTGGGGGCCAGTGGCGGTCCGTACCTGGGCACAAAGGCTCCGTTGGTGAGGGAGGGCTCGTCATCGTCCAACCCGTCAAACAGCTGGGACTTGGAAGCCCCCGACGAGGTCAGCGCCTTGGGCCGGACTCTGGTGGCGGGCCGCGGGGTGAGCTTGTAGTGGGTGGGCGTGGTCAGAGCCTTCTGAGCCGTCGGATTGGTCGGCTTCAATCGCTGCGAACGATGGGTTGACGAAGTGAcgatttacatttaaaataaaaattattatttGATCGCcgttaaaaaacaaataaatcttgTTCGCTTGTACAGCGAAGGAAGCGcgacccacctcctccttcttctttggGTCGGACAGGGGGTTCCGGAACAGGGGGGAGTCCCCGAAGGGCGAGTACGCCAGCGCGTtgatctgctgctgcagcaccgcctgctgggcggcggcggcgttggggTCGGTCAGCGCTGGAGGGGCAAcgacaaacacacgcatcctTCTAAAAAACACTCGCAGAATGAGAGCAAAACAGAGGCACCGAGCGACTAAGAAACTGATTATGAAGGGAGAGGTGGATGCTGTCGActggagaggtggggggggggcactgaccGACGGGCTGCTGTGGGGCGCCGAAGCCTAGGGTGCTGGCTCCGGTGTTAAACCCTCCAGCACCGAAGCCTCCCATGGCTCCTAGAGTGGTGCCGAGCTTGTTCTGGGTGTTGCCAAACAACGACGTCTGGGCCGTGCCTACTGctggggggaacacacacacacacacacacacacacacacacacacacacacacacacacacacacacacacacacacacacacacacacacacacacacacacacacacacacacacacacgttttcctTACTACGGAGAAAAACAGCTGATCTCATAATGCAATGCCTTTCTAGTGAATGTGTTTTTCTGATACATATTAACATTTCTACGACGTGGAAACATCTGCTCAATTACCCTACTAATGTAAATACATCATAGACATGGCATGTCTGGATAAGGTTATGGTTTAATACACAAAACCCCCATCCAACCTAGCGGTGCATCTACGGTTACCTGCTCCAAAGCCAGCTCCCAGGCCCGTCCCAAGGCCCCCCGGCGCCGCCTTGTTACCAAACAGACCCCCACCCGTCGGGTTGGCACCAAACCCTGCAACCGGCAAAAGCACAGCGTGGTCATCAGGGAGAACTCAATCCTTTGACCCATTAAGGCCGATCAGGGTCAGCGCTGGTGTCACGCCTGCCCCCGCTTACCAAAGGCGGACGTGTTGGCTCCCGTGCCCAGCGTCAGGGCCGGCTTGTTGCCAAACAGACTGCTGCTGGTACCGAACGAGGGGGTGCTGGTTGTGGTCGCGCCGAAGCCAGCCGGCTTGTTTCCAAACAGGCTCTGTTTGAGAAGACGAGGACGGACGCATGTCAGACGAGGTCGCTTGACTTGTGCCTGGTACAGAATCGTGTATGCATGGTGTTCGCTGTACGACGGCAGACTTTAATCACCGGGCCTTCTGAAGGACAACATGCATTTCACGAGGTATATGCCACTCCGTTCGTCGTACCTGTGTGCCGACGGCGCCGAACCCAGTGTTGGTCTGTCCAAACAGCCCGGTGGCCGCGCCGAAGCCCGTGGGCGCGCTGGCCGGGGCCGCGGCACCAAACAGCCCCCCCGCCTGGGAGGCCACGGTGTTGCCAAACAAACCCTGAGAGGAGAGGACACGACCGGGTCACGCGCACCGCTTGTGCTTTCAGAATCAGCTCACGGCTGTATTAATGCATGCGGTTCGATTGAACCAAAAATGATAACGCATTCGTTCGACTCCACAGGATTTCTTGGGATAGATAGGTGTGAGAGACGGCAGCGCATTATGAGGACTCACCATAGTGCTGGTGTTGGCCTGGCCCATGGTGTTGGTATTGCCGAAGGAGAAGCCTGGGTTCTGTGCAGTGGTGGTCTGACCAAAGGGCTTAAAGAGGCTGGCGGCcgcagcctgctgctgctgttgctgctgctgctgtgcctgctgctgttgctgctgcgcctgctgctgctgttgctgtggGGTCTGCTGGCCGAACAGGCTCCCAGTGGCCGCCCCAAACCCACCGGCACCTGCACAGGAAACATCAGGACAGTTTGAGAAACATGGAGACAGATCGGAAGGAGTGGGGCCTCAAGTAATGGTAGGAGCAGTATTAGGGAATAGTCAATGCAGCGGTATTTTACTTTGATTTAGATTATTCAATTAATAATTTAATACCGTTTCCCTTCTGCATCATGAAGAGGAAAGACATATTTTGTTAAAACTTTAAATCTTGACAGTCAAACAGTGAACGCCTTCATTTCAAGACGTACCCAGAACACTCACCACTGTTTTACATACGTGCAAAGACACAACACGCCACCATCCTAAACCCAATCACATGATGAAGACTCAATCGACTCACTGGCGCCGAAGCCGGTCTTGGCCTGTCCAAAGAAGCCCGTGTTGGCGGCTGCGGAGCCAAACAGCCCCGTGGctgcggtggaggtggcgggAGCCGCAGCTCCAAACAGCCCGCCCGTCGCCGCTGCCATGGGGTTGGtggggcccttcctgcctgcCTGGTAGTCCTCCAGACGCAGCTCCTGCACAACAAGACACGAGACGAGTTCACCCTCAGGGACGTGACCCCCGCCACTTCAGCAGCACGCATAAGAAGATCCTCGTCACCAGGCAGCGACCCGTGCACGACTCTTTTGCCGGCGCAACCCACatattttttttccaccaaacaAAGCGCTTTCCCGCAGTGCACAAATGTTGGgaggacgtttttttttttcacgcgTGTGTGTTGCTCGGTCCACGGGGCCTTCCTGACCCACCTCGAGGGACTTGTTCTCGTACTCCTTCATGGCGGTGATGCACTGGTGCTTGGTGTTGATGCTCGTCGTCACACCGCTCTTCACCATCGTGTCACTTCCTGTCGGGGGCTGCAGGGGGGAAAAAGGTATGCATCCATTATTCGTTCAACTACACCTTGTTGAAAGTATCTCTTAATACAGGCGAGTATGGTTGGGATGTCCCGAAGACGCAGACGACAACACGCTCCACCGATGGGATCGCTGAGACTTCTtgactcggggtccgaccggaaGGTGCGTGGCTCATGGGAGATcctcacattgaatttgagggCCGTTCCTGGTTGCTGGGCCGCGGTGAACCCAGACGCTCCAAACAGGGAGCCCGTGGCGGCGCCCCCAAACGGGTTGGAGGCGGTGTTTGTGGCCCCAAACAGACCTCCGCTGCTCGCTGTGCTGGTCCCGAATGCTGGGGAAGAAGAGCGTGCGTACGTACGTGCCATCAACAAATACGAAAGGACTAAAGAGCCGGTGGGCCGACAGCACACATTGGGGATGATATTTGGAAAATATCATATTTGTCGCCACTCACTGCCAAAAGCAGCCGGTTTGCTGGCCCCGAACGCATTGCTGGGTTGGGAGAAGAGTCCAGTGGCTGCTCCGGGGTTGGTGCTACCAAACAGGCTGGTGGTTGTTCCACCGGCAGCGCCAAACCCAAAGCCACTCGTGGCGGAGGACGTCACTGGTTGGCTAAAGGTACTGGATCCAAAGAGACCTCCTGGATAGGGAACAGTAGCATATCAGGGAATTGACTCAGGCTCAGTGGGAAGAACACAGTAGCATGGTAGAATTGAGCGACATTTCGAAAGCTTCACTGTCCCATCACTGCATGAAGTACTGTTTGGGAAACTTGTGTACAAATAAAAAGGGCGACAAAccaggtttgttttgtgttgcccCAAATAGGCCCCCAGTGGTGGCTGTCTGTCCGAACGCAGATCCTCCGAATCCTCCAGTGGTTCCAAAGCCAGCATCTGCAAATGGGAAAGAGGCCAGGACAGGACAATCACTAATTAGTGTTTATTCATCTTATCATTTATCTGCCCGAAAAGTTAATTAACTTTTCACTTGCAGGTTACAATTGCGTAGCCTCAACATGCTGACAAATGTCAGTTCTAGGGCTGCAAATAACAATTATTTTCTGAGTTGATCAATGCAAATATCACTTTTTCTACAAATTGTCATCAATAAAAGCAAACGCCATCCCAACTTACTAGAGTGCAAAATGATGTCTTTAATATGCCTGCTTTGCCTGACATGGAGCTATAATACAGTTATTTTAGAATGATCCAAATTTTACGGACACTGCGGTCAACTACTGTCAACTCAAAGGCCAAAACTTACTTTGCTGGCCAAAAGTAGACGCGGTCCCGAACCCCCCGGTCCCTCCTCCAAAGGGAGCACCAAACGACTTGTTGAACATCTTGATTGGCTAGCAAGACTGCATAAGCCTGCTCTGTGGATAGAGAAAAGAATGGCACACATTAACAGGCACGTCGTTCATCAGCACCAAAACATTTTCGTCATCTACATGAAACATAATCAATGTTTCTCTTATTAGTTATGCCTGGACTTCAGGCTACACAGAAAAATATCAAAAATAGGCCGGCATATATACAGCCACTTTCTTTGCACAGAATTGTAGCTGCAGGCCTGCACGTCCATGAGCATGCGCTGTGGCGTGTCAACACGGCATCGAAACTTGTAGATTTGTTCCTTAATGGGCTTTCTCTCATGGTTTAGAGAAAGCTACCAACTACCAAGCCAGGGAAGTTTGCGTGCGCTTACCATGGTTGGAAAACAAAGATACAGATGTAAGAGCTGCTAAAAACTTGTTTAGGATATAATGGATGTCCAATTGCGGCACACGTCTACACCACAAGGGCtgagtggaaaaaaaacaacgaaatcCAGCCGAATACTTTCAAGTTGAATGCATCAATGGTGTGCACTCTATAACATAATTCCACAGAGACTAGAGGTTGTAGTTTTTTCAAACGACATACTGAGTCTCATTTGGACCATTGTAGTTTTCACATTTTGCATGCATTCTTTCAAATTCATGTATTTTGAGCGTATTGAAGTGACAGACAAAAGGTTGCAGATTCTTGTCTACCAGGCCACATCTATCTGTAATGCTGTCTGTTTTAGTGTGTTGCGGTGATGCAGATTGTGGACACTGCTGCCGGCTAACAGCTTGCTCACTGGCactcttttctttatttatttgttctaCAATTTTGCTTGTCATACAATGCATGATTATGGCCCCCTTTGCTCTCCTTCCCATCCCTCGGTTGAAGGGCTGTCAAAAATATATGGAATACAAAACCCTTTGAGATTTACTGTGACTAAGGTCTataaaaatacaattgaattgacCTTAAAACTGATAACTTATTATTCTTCAGCAAATAAATATGTTCATACCATTCTCTTCCACGTGTTATTTACTAGTGGTTCGAGCTTCCATAACATCATTTACGCAAATTGTATTTCCTAGCTTTAAGTTGTTTGGTGTAAGGAAGAAAAAGGATTTCCATTGCTGCCAAGATAAACATTAAGGCTGATACGATGAGTGGAAGACTTCCCATGCTCAACTCAAGTTAACATAGTGGACTATGGCTAACGAAAAGCTAGCATGGCTCTGTACACCAAAATACTAATCTAGTTTCACTCATAATATAAGTGATCATTAAGCATTAAAAACGTTTGCAAGGTAAATACAAGTTCATCTTCCATCTGAATTTTGAATTGACGGTTCGCAACCAAGTAAATAAAGTGCGTTATCAAGTAGTTAAGCTTAAACTAGCGTTGATGCTAAACGATGTAGCTACGTCAACGACACCAAAACAACGCATTGAGAGGGATACATTAGTTGGTCTACATACCCTTAATAACCTTCGGATTTGCGTCTAATTATTGTCGTACGTTCACCACAATATGGAAGATAAAATTCAATATCGTTAACGATTCAAATTCTCCTTAGCTAGCCAAACAGCATTGCCGGATAGCTTTCTCAGCGAGGAGGGAAAACTGCAGCCAAACAACGTCACGGCGCAGCATAACACGTAAAACACATAACACGTACGTCACTATACTATCGTCTCGCGAGATTTCTTTGGCGAGCCTTTGACGGATAATTTAGGATGCTTTAATTTCTCTGCAACTGCTCTCTACTGCTTTAACTGTTGAAGAAACACAGATGTAAGAACACTAACAACATCACCCTGTCTCCTGATTGTTGGAGGAGCCCAGTTAATGCCACCTAGGTGGTGGAGTGGCAGCCACCAAAGTGGCATGGAGCAAGCAGAGTTCGTGgggagctttttttttttaaagttaagTTCAATTTAATTCATGAGAAAGCTTTTCAAGCCAATCTTGATCTCATTGAGATGAATCTACGTTGGCTGCCACAGATGAATAATCCTGGAGCTCAAAGGCGAATAATAGAACACAACGTGTAATATTAACGTATTCTAAGCGTTACGGCCTTGGCCGTACCCTACATGTGCTttgctctgtctccccctcctggtGTCTTATTGTCGGTGCAATGGGCCAGGCTTTCATTCGTTTTCCTCTGTTCTAAACCTGTTCGACATGCACACCTGCCATCCATCTCCGGTCATCATCTCGGCTCTTCTTAAACCCCGGCTTTTCACCCACTTATCGACAGATCGTTGTTTCAACAACAGTGCTAGATAACCAGGCATTAGTGAAGTTCGTATTACTAAATATATTTTGTGTTCCATATTTCCTCCTGTTCATTATCTCTGTGTTCCCCTTGACCCAGGATCACGAACCCCGTACCAGCCTGCCATACACCCGTGTGCTCATCTACTTGCACTACGTGCCTGTAGCGTATCATTACATTAAACCTCTGATTTTATTGCTGCGTCTGCGCTTGGGCTCCCCCGGTCAAAAATAATGGTAATTATAATTCCAACAGTTTATACAACTCAAattgtatgtttattttttaaagcaataCCAAAGTTTATATTTGTCGATTTGGTTATCATGGTCACAGAAAAGTTAACCTTAATATCAAGATTAGTGTTATGTATTTACAATACAGTCATCACCTTTTACTGTAATagttggtgtgttggtgtatgttaAGGTAATAATTTCTACATTATTTCAAATACAGTTGCTGTGTGTTTCCCTTCAGCTAGGGTGTTCATAATGATGGCAACAACTAGAGCAAGATACTTTTTTAGAAATTTGGATTTCTAAAAAGTGGAGATGGTGAATCAGTCATAATTTAGCCGGTTGAAAATAGTTAAATTCTTTACAAATAAATCACTAAATAAGAGCAAAAGCAAAAATGTTTATGCATTTTTCCTTTTCGTTAAATCATTATTTTCCAAAAAAACCTTCCACTGATAAACCATTTATATGGTTTATCTTATAATAGTCCCACTAAGATGGTTCTAACCAAAGCATATTTTTTAGTGCAGAAGTCATAAGAGATGTGCCATCCTAATCGGCTATCCTAGGTTCTTTTTCGGACCTTTGACTTGAGGGGGCCGACCAAGCATCTTATCTGACAACAGATGTTGTTCAGGAGGGCTGGTCTGATGGTTTGGTCCCTGAGGCCATAAATGAGAGCACTGAGACACCTGGGAaatatattcaaacacacaaagattATATTGTACAAACGCACCAAAGTTATTCTGTCCACCTTTCTTGCAATGGCTGTTATAATCATAGAACTGAAGGTGAAGGTTAGTATCAGGACCAACTGAAAGAAATGAAGTAAAACAGTTTTTCTTGCCTTGCTGGCAGAAGCTTTGTCTGATGAGGCTGACCTGGCAACCAGTGTCACACCgacataagaaaataaaatggcaAGTCCCCCAAATGAAAACACAGAACCGGAATATGCTTCATCTACACGTCTAGACATGGGTGTCAGAAACAGTGCCTCTTTTGAGCAGAAGTCCTTCATTTTCTCATTATATGCATAGTCAGGTCGCCAAACAACAAGTATTAACACCCGTATGAAGATATTGAAATAACAGACTGTCCACACAGCAGCGATGGCTGCTCCTGTGTTTCTGACGGTGACAAGGTCTGCATGTCTCAGAGGAAAGCACACAGCCACATATCTCTCGACGGACATCACTGCCAGAGTAAGAGGAGAGACGGCTTGAACCAAAGTAGAGAGCATTGTTACGAAACCACAAACATACATTGTTAGCTTAAGTCTGCTTACAGCCAGTATGTACATTATCAAACTTAATACAAGATGAGCAGTATCTGAAAAGAGCAAGTTATACAACAGTATGTAACGGGGCGTCTCACAAAAAACTGGCTTGCTCCTCAAGGTGTACAGGAGAACACAGTTCAAGCAGAGGAAATTACAGCCTAACCCCACAGATAAAGCGGTGAACAAAATAAATTCTTGTTGTGCTTGATACTGCAGACCAGCACTTACATTAGCCCTAAAATATCCAGCATCCGGCATTACAGCTGTAATCAAAAAAGTTATTGAACAACAACGTTACAaaggataaataaaaaaaaaaagatgaaaacaTTCATATGTTCCCCCAAATCAACAATATCATGCCGAGAAGCCAAATTATTTAaatttgaattaaaaaaacaagaattcCCATTCATAAGAGTGTACCAAGTTAGAGTCAACTGAACCGGTGCTGCTCCAGTCCCTGTGTGGTCTGGCCTTTAGCCCTGCTCATCACCGTTTTCCCTGCTCAGAACATATGTCCTCCAGTATGAcgcaattatttttttctaaatgtgttACACGGGGGATGAGTTTTGTTTACCCAGGGAAATTACATTAAATCACTATTTTTCCATAGGACTATTCACATGGATTCAAGCAGAGGGAAAACCCGTATTTAACTTAACCCAAAGTAGAACATTCACATTGAATGTATGGTCAATAAAAATGGATAACTTTGTGGGtatctccagatccacaaataAAGAATCTTTACTTGTGTTTTTTACAATTATTAAATTGTGGATGCGAAAAAAGCATAAGCAAGGCAAGGCCACTTTAttaatatagcacttttcatacacaaggcagactcaaagtgcttcacatataaacatt contains:
- the LOC130386110 gene encoding odorant receptor 131-2-like, which translates into the protein MPDAGYFRANVSAGLQYQAQQEFILFTALSVGLGCNFLCLNCVLLYTLRSKPVFCETPRYILLYNLLFSDTAHLVLSLIMYILAVSRLKLTMYVCGFVTMLSTLVQAVSPLTLAVMSVERYVAVCFPLRHADLVTVRNTGAAIAAVWTVCYFNIFIRVLILVVWRPDYAYNEKMKDFCSKEALFLTPMSRRVDEAYSGSVFSFGGLAILFSYVGVTLVARSASSDKASASKARKTVLLHFFQLVLILTFTFSSMIITAIARKVDRITLVRLYNIIFVCLNIFPRCLSALIYGLRDQTIRPALLNNICCQIRCLVGPLKSKVRKRT